From the Maioricimonas rarisocia genome, one window contains:
- a CDS encoding PEP-CTERM sorting domain-containing protein, with translation MFTSHLFRSARSGLTHLLLTAAALVSTDDRCDAVLITSDFTRTTSATIEIDGVEVDHMFQQVTNGPSTSNAFFGSNTDPSEARASGRADQFAMTANAEFDNRVFTPSLINNFTSVRSTSLLEITGTSLNGGDVTVEFFLPPGFLELNTQGELSPGLPPLTASIDAQLTFFTPDVFGDTGRLLNFGATLSGDFFNQTITTFATSQTLGPFPGGGPPTSLDLSPLTHSNLTIVNSSSPQFIPLRTITWEYPAFSGTVNVGPIPTGQQFGLHYFMRAEVSGFGPLTNAAAAINDPLNITQFGAPTVDQAGATAVVPEPSSMALASVGLVILAGRRRLRRKSEA, from the coding sequence TTCCGTTCTGCCCGGTCGGGTCTGACCCATCTTCTGCTGACTGCAGCGGCACTGGTCTCTACAGACGATCGCTGTGATGCCGTCCTGATCACATCAGACTTCACCCGGACGACGAGTGCCACGATCGAGATCGATGGCGTGGAAGTCGACCACATGTTTCAGCAGGTTACCAACGGGCCGTCGACATCGAATGCCTTCTTCGGATCGAATACCGACCCGAGCGAAGCCCGGGCTTCCGGTCGGGCCGACCAGTTCGCGATGACAGCGAATGCCGAGTTCGATAACCGGGTCTTCACCCCTTCGCTGATCAACAACTTCACCAGCGTGCGGTCCACCTCGCTGCTCGAGATCACCGGTACGTCGCTGAACGGCGGAGACGTGACGGTCGAGTTCTTTCTGCCCCCGGGCTTCCTCGAACTGAACACACAGGGAGAACTGAGCCCGGGATTGCCCCCTTTAACCGCCTCGATCGACGCCCAGCTGACATTCTTCACACCGGACGTATTCGGCGACACGGGCCGGCTGCTGAACTTCGGTGCGACACTGTCGGGTGACTTCTTCAACCAGACGATCACCACCTTCGCCACGAGCCAGACGCTGGGACCGTTCCCGGGCGGCGGACCTCCCACCAGTCTCGATCTCTCCCCGTTGACTCATTCGAACCTGACGATTGTGAACTCGTCGTCACCGCAGTTCATTCCGCTGCGGACGATCACGTGGGAGTATCCAGCGTTCAGCGGGACGGTCAACGTCGGACCGATCCCGACCGGGCAGCAGTTCGGACTGCACTACTTTATGAGGGCGGAGGTCTCCGGGTTTGGTCCTTTGACCAATGCGGCGGCCGCGATCAACGACCCGCTCAACATCACGCAGTTCGGGGCCCCCACGGTGGACCAGGCGGGAGCCACCGCCGTGGTTCCCGAGCCGTCGAGCATGGCCTTGGCGTCGGTGGGGCTGGTGATCCTTGCCGGCCGCCGGCGGTTGCGGCGGAAATCGGAAGCCTGA